The following are encoded together in the Phaseolus vulgaris cultivar G19833 chromosome 9, P. vulgaris v2.0, whole genome shotgun sequence genome:
- the LOC137823188 gene encoding uncharacterized protein yields MASSSASPTPGTAAENSKKGLGFLSHAMKRKDSFIQLFAMTGILLLSMRSLGQKYKIHNLEEDVRDLRDDHASLSDRIRNIKRDLLREASRDSSGLFASRLRGLFSTE; encoded by the coding sequence ATGGCTTCTTCCTCAGCCTCTCCGACACCGGGCACCGCCGCGGAGAACTCGAAGAAGGGGTTAGGGTTTCTGTCTCACGCGATGAAACGGAAGGACAGCTTCATTCAATTATTCGCCATGACGGGAATCCTTCTCCTCAGCATGCGATCTTTAGGGCAGAAATACAAAATCCACAACCTCGAAGAAGATGTCCGCGACCTCAGGGACGACCACGCTTCTCTCTCCGACCGCATCAGAAACATCAAGCGCGACCTCCTTCGAGAAGCTTCTCGTGACTCCTCCGGCCTCTTCGCTTCTCGCCTTCGCGGCCTCTTTTCCACAGAATAA